In Humulus lupulus chromosome 7, drHumLupu1.1, whole genome shotgun sequence, the following are encoded in one genomic region:
- the LOC133791404 gene encoding uncharacterized protein LOC133791404, with the protein MPGILRGIDTSCAKKYSDWKYDIKGHLTINGPQNRYGGCTDTQWQKAIDFFRRPEITKRSVVNKENRKKLKELSYGGSQSIPALRYKKEELRAYRDTQQTQATDTEIQEES; encoded by the exons atgcctgggatcttgagaggcattgatacttcgtgtgctaaaaagtattctgactggaagtacgatattaaagggcacttaacgattaatgggccacaaaatcgttatggtggttgcacggatacgcagtggcaaaaagcaattgattttttccgtcgcccagaaattacg aaacgttctgtggtcaacaaggaaaatagaaagaaactgaaagagcttagctatggaggttctcagtcaatcccagccttacgctataaaaag gaggaattgcgtgcataccgcgacacacagcagacacaggcaactgatactgaga TACAAGAAGAGAGttag